A section of the Primulina eburnea isolate SZY01 chromosome 1, ASM2296580v1, whole genome shotgun sequence genome encodes:
- the LOC140823123 gene encoding secreted RxLR effector protein 161-like — MGLLPQYYACSPDQNDIAERRNEHYGHGAEHVKRSKLPESLWTKAFKTAVYILNRVLTKAVPKTPLNYLKHWLHIFDLDLQQMDVKTAFLNGELEKENDLEREQMKNVPYASAVGSLMYAQVCTRPGIAFVDWMLGRYQSNPGLDHWKAAKKVMRYLPGTKDYILMFRRTKNLEVIGYSDSDYVGCIDSRKSTSRYIFMLAGGAVSWRSAKQTLTATSNMEAEFVACFDATSHGVC; from the exons ATGGGATTGTTGCCCCAATACTATGCCTGTTCTCCGGACCAAAATGAcatagctgaaaggagaaatgaACATTATGGACATGGTGCAGAGCATGTTAAGCGCTCCAAACTTCCTGAATCCTTGTGGACTAAAGCTTTTAAGACAGCTGTGTATATATTAAACCGAGTTCTAACTAAGGCTGTCCCAAAGACACCATTGAATTATTTAAAG CATTGGTTGCACATTTTTGACTTAGATTTGcaacaaatggatgtgaaaacagCTTTTCTCAATGGAGAACTAGAGAAAGAG AATGATCTAGAGCGGGAACAAATGAAAAACGTTCCTTATGCTTCTGCTGTCGGAAGCTTAATGTATGCTCAGGTTTGCACTAGACCTGGCATTGCATTTGTTGATTGGATGTTGGGAAGATATCAAAGTAATCCTGGTTTAGATCACTGGAAAGCTGCAAAGAAAGTCATGAGGTACCTTCCAGGCACCAAAGATTATATTCTTATGTTCAGACGAACTAAGAATTTGGAAGTAATTGGCTACTCTGATTCAGACTACGTTGGCTGCATTGATTCACGAAAATCCACTTCAagatatatttttatgctaGCTGGTGGAGCTGTATCTTGGAGAAGTGCAAAGCAGACATTGACTGCTACTTCTAATATGGAAGCTGAGTTTGTAGCTTGTTTTGATGCAACCTCACATGGTGTATGTTGA